Part of the Eubacterium sp. 1001713B170207_170306_E7 genome, CATCAGCGCGTACGCGGACGGCGTGATTGTGGGCTCCGCGATTGTAAAACTGATCGAGGCAAACGGCGAAGCTGCGGGACCGGCCATTGAGGAATATGTCCGGAAAATGAAAGCCGCCTGCGAAAAGAACCGTTAGTTACTTAGAGGGTGTCATCAAGGGGTGACATCTTCTTTGTTTTTTGAGAAACTTATGTTACAATAGAGCCGAAACAGAGAACAGGAGGAAGCAGAGCAGTGGAAGAATTCCCTAAGATACAAATGCAGTTTGATAAATTGATAATGGTGGTCAATCATGCGGAGCGCAAGGAGACAGACCCCAATAAGGCAGAATATCTGCATTGGCTGAGAACACAGCTGGAGGCCATCGCCATTGACGAGAGCCAGCACCGTGAGTTCTGAGGAGGCGGAAAATGCAGCTGCCAGCATGGATGTGGGGCGTTGTGCTGTTATGCTTCTGTGTTGCGATTTTTTACCGCAATAAGCATAAGGACGACGACAACGATAATGACAATGAAGCTGATGAAGACCGCAGGCACCGGCGCTGGTAAGCCGGATGCGGGACGTTTGCGGGCTTTTACCAGCTAATATTAAGGATGAATGGATATACTGTAAAGCAGAATTTAAAGGAGTAGCGGTTCTATGGAAAAATTTAAACAAACATTTTTAAGCAAGAAGGGCCTGATCATCGTTGCCGGTGCGGCTGCGGCAATACTGGTGGCAGTGGTCCTTTTCTTTGCGATTAACAGCGTGCGAAACAGCGGAAACCATGTAAAGGGTGTGGACGTTTCGGCCTATCAGGGTGACATTGACTGGAAAAAGCTGGCCGACCAGGACATATACTTTGCTTTTATCAAGGCGACAGAAGGCAAGGATCATGTGGATAAAAATTTTGAGCAGAACTGGAAGGAAGCCCGCAAGACCCATCTGAAGGTCGGCGCCTATCATTTTGTGAATTTTGACCAGGACGGGAAAACCCAGGCCGATCATTTTATCAATACAGTTCCAAAGGAAAATGACAGCCTGCCGCCGGTAATCGACCTTGAGCTTTACGGCGACTATCTGGACAAGCCAATGGACAAGAACAAGGTTCAGGCCATCGTCAATGACATGATCGTCCGATTCAAAGATTATTATGAACAGACACCGATCATCTACACAAATTATAACACCTATAACACCTACCTTTCAGACGCCTTTGCAGAAATTCCGATCTGGATCTGCGACATTTCAGATCAGGAGCCAGACCTGCAGGGGGGGCACGAGTGGCTGTTCTGGCAGTATTCCCAGAGAGAAATCCTCAACGGCTACAGCGGTGAGGAACGCTTTATTGACATGGACCTTTACAACGGAGACCTCCGTCAATTTAAAAAACAGTTTGAATAAAAATAAAACAGGCGTCCAGGCGCCTGTTTTATTTTGGTATTTCAGTTCAGCTCATAGGTGTCAGACTCCGGATGATAGGTGATTTTCTGAGTCTTCTTGTCCTTTTTTACCGTGTAGTCAATTTGAGTAATGTAGAGCTTTCCCTCATCCAGAGAGTGTACATAGCTTTGTGTGACCTTTGAAAGGTCACGGCTTGATTTAGAGCTGACACTGTCGGTGCTCTCCTCAATGGTATGGGAAGAATCCTTAATGCCGTAGGTCACCTTCAGATCCGTGATCTCATAATCCGAATTGTTAACCGCTGTACTGATGATCTGGGTGTTTTTATCATCGACGGGGACAAATCCGTAGGTGATAAAAAGTCCGCTGCCCTCGTCGAACCTTACCAGCGGTTCGGATTGGCCGCAGCCGCTTGCCGCAAACAGGGTGGTAACAATCATTAACAATACAAGT contains:
- a CDS encoding GH25 family lysozyme; this encodes MEKFKQTFLSKKGLIIVAGAAAAILVAVVLFFAINSVRNSGNHVKGVDVSAYQGDIDWKKLADQDIYFAFIKATEGKDHVDKNFEQNWKEARKTHLKVGAYHFVNFDQDGKTQADHFINTVPKENDSLPPVIDLELYGDYLDKPMDKNKVQAIVNDMIVRFKDYYEQTPIIYTNYNTYNTYLSDAFAEIPIWICDISDQEPDLQGGHEWLFWQYSQREILNGYSGEERFIDMDLYNGDLRQFKKQFE